In the genome of Phaeobacter gallaeciensis DSM 26640, one region contains:
- a CDS encoding calcium-binding protein, whose amino-acid sequence MADIKILNADELIGTTGDDAITLNEAFGTTDVTSVEGNGGTDVLALADETGNGILDFDGAGELTYNDTTKTWTLDKNAGTAGGLTATNIGSVQFGNGTVLEAGVDSSGVVGKTAASGASTDLGTTNVVSYDWNDNASANNYTLTTDNTFAATSIVSIGSSVIADTGTNFTDANGAFEITSGTTVEFTADSNAIAGAGNVGDTVSFEYDVVLQNAAGDQTTVKMTFTAAVPYTAGDDTFVGEDGTAYTGGAAQDGLAGNDTITGADMGDSLTGGDGNDMLNGLGDVDTLVGGAGDDTLLGGDGGDTLNETSDVNNVSTGLVAGNNVLSGQAGDDALTGGEGNDILRGGGDDDVLSGGKGNDTLFGGNGDDDNSTGLSGGDGADVINGGKGNDLLHGNDGSGSAGDATDADTLSGGDGNDTLKGDGGNDELRGGAGDDSLEGGDGRDTLFTSLGDGGDELIGGSGADTFVLKSNAGSSEIKDYDAGEDILAFAASEGFDSLADVMAVAYQTGTGASAQVFIEIDADTTVTLSDTSGVTLSSLSGAEFDFDFA is encoded by the coding sequence ATGGCTGACATTAAGATTCTCAACGCTGATGAGCTGATCGGCACCACAGGGGATGACGCCATCACCCTGAATGAAGCTTTTGGCACAACCGATGTGACATCTGTTGAGGGCAATGGTGGTACTGACGTACTGGCCCTGGCGGACGAGACCGGCAATGGTATCCTTGATTTCGACGGCGCAGGTGAACTCACCTACAATGACACCACCAAGACGTGGACCCTCGACAAAAACGCCGGTACTGCTGGCGGTCTGACAGCAACCAACATTGGGTCCGTTCAATTTGGCAACGGCACTGTTCTGGAAGCTGGCGTGGATTCGTCCGGTGTTGTTGGAAAAACAGCAGCCTCCGGCGCCTCAACCGATCTGGGCACAACAAATGTCGTATCCTACGACTGGAATGACAACGCATCCGCGAACAACTACACTCTGACCACTGACAATACGTTCGCCGCGACATCAATTGTCAGCATCGGCAGCAGCGTTATTGCAGACACTGGCACAAACTTCACCGATGCAAACGGTGCGTTTGAAATCACCAGCGGTACAACTGTTGAATTCACCGCAGACAGCAACGCCATCGCCGGTGCGGGCAATGTTGGCGATACCGTATCGTTTGAATATGACGTTGTTCTGCAAAATGCCGCAGGCGATCAAACAACTGTGAAAATGACCTTCACCGCTGCTGTTCCTTACACTGCGGGCGACGACACCTTTGTTGGTGAAGATGGCACTGCCTATACAGGTGGCGCCGCGCAGGATGGTCTCGCAGGCAATGACACCATCACCGGTGCTGATATGGGTGACTCCCTGACCGGTGGCGATGGCAACGACATGCTGAACGGCCTTGGCGATGTTGACACCCTGGTCGGTGGCGCAGGCGACGACACTCTGCTGGGTGGTGACGGGGGTGACACTCTGAACGAAACAAGCGACGTTAACAACGTGAGCACCGGTCTTGTCGCAGGCAACAACGTTCTGTCTGGCCAAGCTGGTGACGATGCACTTACCGGTGGTGAAGGCAACGACATCCTGCGTGGTGGCGGTGATGACGACGTTCTGTCTGGCGGTAAAGGCAACGACACCCTCTTCGGTGGTAACGGTGACGACGATAACTCCACAGGCTTGTCCGGTGGCGACGGCGCTGATGTCATCAACGGCGGTAAAGGCAACGACCTGCTGCACGGTAATGATGGTTCGGGCTCTGCTGGTGATGCAACCGATGCCGACACCCTGAGCGGGGGCGACGGTAACGACACCCTGAAAGGTGACGGCGGCAATGATGAACTGCGCGGTGGTGCGGGCGACGACTCCCTCGAAGGTGGCGACGGTCGTGACACCCTGTTCACCAGCCTTGGCGACGGTGGTGACGAACTGATTGGCGGCAGCGGCGCGGATACATTTGTGCTGAAGTCCAATGCAGGCAGCTCTGAGATCAAAGACTATGACGCGGGTGAGGATATCCTAGCCTTCGCAGCTTCCGAAGGTTTCGACAGCCTGGCAGACGTGATGGCAGTGGCCTATCAGACCGGTACCGGTGCAAGCGCACAGGTCTTCATCGAGATCGACGCTGACACCACTGTGACACTGAGCGATACATCCGGTGTTACCCTGTCCAGCCTCTCTGGTGCAGAGTTCGACTTCGACTTCGCCTAA
- a CDS encoding sulfotransferase family 2 domain-containing protein, which produces MSQVSSQPSGSRTVAETAFEARFSPRLVAAETYHDPNDVILFMHIPKTAGMSVGKALQAAFDIFHPVSWENTNQSFRNKTRKALYRRSDEANPCRQVLMGHFAWSDVMYWRHQELPLKCATIIRDPLDRFVSNYRYNTSDKHPQHESFAARYPTLESYARVLPYDYQLSLMTGAFYSFDHALEKLNAAYSFIGVTEHLGASLQHFRRSHGLAELTEHRENTGSKAKAAEDIPDAVRNLVGEKSRNDARLHQLVSRCYG; this is translated from the coding sequence ATGTCACAGGTTTCCTCTCAGCCCTCCGGCAGCAGAACCGTTGCCGAGACCGCGTTCGAAGCCCGGTTTTCGCCCCGGCTGGTGGCGGCAGAGACCTATCACGATCCCAATGACGTGATCCTGTTCATGCATATCCCCAAGACCGCGGGCATGTCGGTGGGCAAGGCGCTGCAGGCGGCCTTTGACATCTTTCACCCGGTCTCCTGGGAGAACACCAACCAGTCTTTCCGCAACAAGACGCGCAAGGCGCTTTACCGGCGCAGCGATGAGGCCAACCCCTGCCGTCAGGTGCTGATGGGGCATTTCGCCTGGTCTGACGTGATGTACTGGCGCCATCAGGAGCTGCCGCTCAAATGTGCCACCATCATCCGCGACCCGCTGGACCGCTTTGTCTCCAACTACCGCTACAACACCTCCGACAAACACCCCCAGCACGAGAGCTTCGCCGCGCGCTATCCGACGCTGGAATCCTATGCCCGCGTGCTGCCCTATGATTACCAGCTGTCGCTGATGACCGGGGCCTTCTACTCCTTTGACCACGCGCTGGAGAAACTGAACGCCGCCTACAGCTTTATTGGCGTGACCGAACATCTGGGCGCCTCGCTGCAGCATTTCCGCCGCAGCCATGGGCTGGCGGAGCTGACGGAGCATCGCGAGAACACCGGCAGCAAGGCCAAAGCCGCCGAGGACATCCCCGATGCGGTGCGCAATCTGGTGGGCGAGAAAAGCCGCAACGACGCCCGGCTGCATCAGCTGGTGAGCCGCTGCTACGGCTGA
- a CDS encoding type I secretion system permease/ATPase yields the protein MARTSAQHSGSGHKPGLGEIRKARKGNRGAFWLIGVFSFFANLLMLTSPLYMMQVYDRVLGSRSLETLVALTVLAGFLFLIMGVLDYVRGRILARVGARFHDQLETRVFNAVQDKSAAGFNDDIAKVGLRDLEAMQKALSSPIVSAFFDLPWTPLFLGLIAIFHPLLGLLALIGGAVLVVFALANQMISKAAVENASMMAASAHQVSDGMRNNAELIQGLGMRRAAFAKWRMLRSQAVGSELSAADMTGGFSTATRTFRLALQSAMLGTGAYLVLTEGLTPGVMIASSIIMGRALAPIETLIGQWALVQRAMQAQERLAQMLTETPERPAPMKLARPAAKLEVQGVALVPPVAPGQVAKPALQGLNFNIQPGQALGVIGASGAGKSSLARALIGVWHPVSGKIRLDGAALNQYDMDDLGSYIGYLPQQVTLFDGTIAENIARLSMMPDPDQVVAAARKAAVHDMILTLPQGYDTPVRVASNRLSGGQVQRIGLARALYGDPVLLVLDEPNSNLDNEGSQALNLAVSHAKKDGRAVIIMAHRPAAIQLCDLILILDNGTQRAFGPKDAVLGEHLQNPQVAQKKAAQQQAAAPSATTPPPSTAAQSTPPQKQPAPKQAEAKS from the coding sequence ATGGCACGCACCTCTGCACAGCATTCAGGATCCGGGCACAAGCCCGGGCTGGGGGAGATCCGCAAGGCCCGTAAGGGCAATCGCGGTGCCTTCTGGCTGATTGGCGTGTTCAGCTTCTTTGCCAATCTGCTGATGCTGACCAGCCCGCTCTATATGATGCAGGTCTATGACCGGGTGCTGGGCAGCCGCTCGCTGGAGACGCTGGTGGCGCTGACGGTGCTGGCAGGGTTCCTGTTCCTGATCATGGGGGTGCTGGACTATGTGCGCGGCCGGATCCTGGCGCGGGTCGGGGCGCGGTTCCATGATCAGCTGGAAACCCGGGTGTTCAACGCGGTGCAGGACAAATCGGCGGCGGGGTTTAATGACGACATCGCCAAAGTGGGGCTGCGGGATCTGGAAGCGATGCAAAAGGCGCTGTCTTCCCCTATCGTCTCGGCGTTCTTTGATCTGCCCTGGACGCCGCTGTTCCTGGGGTTGATTGCGATTTTCCATCCGCTGCTGGGGCTTCTGGCGCTGATCGGGGGCGCGGTGCTGGTGGTCTTTGCGCTGGCCAATCAGATGATCTCCAAGGCCGCAGTGGAAAACGCCAGTATGATGGCGGCCTCGGCGCATCAGGTTTCTGACGGGATGCGCAACAATGCGGAGCTGATCCAGGGGCTGGGGATGCGCCGCGCGGCCTTTGCCAAATGGCGGATGCTGCGCAGTCAGGCGGTGGGGTCCGAGCTGAGTGCGGCGGATATGACCGGTGGGTTCAGCACGGCCACCCGCACCTTCCGACTGGCGCTGCAATCGGCGATGTTGGGCACGGGCGCCTATCTGGTGCTGACCGAAGGGCTGACGCCCGGGGTGATGATTGCCTCGTCGATCATCATGGGGCGGGCGCTGGCCCCGATCGAGACGCTGATTGGTCAATGGGCGCTGGTGCAGCGGGCCATGCAGGCGCAGGAGCGTCTGGCGCAGATGCTGACCGAAACCCCGGAACGCCCGGCGCCGATGAAACTGGCGCGCCCGGCGGCCAAGCTGGAGGTGCAGGGCGTGGCTCTGGTGCCGCCGGTGGCACCGGGGCAGGTGGCCAAGCCAGCCTTGCAGGGGCTGAACTTCAATATCCAGCCCGGCCAGGCCTTGGGGGTGATCGGCGCCTCTGGGGCGGGGAAATCCTCGCTGGCACGGGCGCTGATCGGTGTCTGGCATCCGGTCTCGGGCAAGATCCGGCTCGATGGGGCGGCGCTCAATCAATATGACATGGATGATCTGGGCAGCTATATCGGCTATCTGCCGCAGCAGGTGACGCTGTTTGATGGCACCATTGCCGAAAACATTGCCCGCCTGTCGATGATGCCGGATCCGGATCAGGTGGTAGCGGCTGCCCGCAAGGCGGCGGTGCATGATATGATCCTGACCCTGCCGCAGGGCTATGACACGCCGGTGCGGGTGGCCAGCAACCGGCTGTCGGGCGGGCAGGTGCAGCGTATCGGACTGGCGCGTGCGCTTTATGGCGATCCGGTGCTGCTGGTGCTGGATGAGCCGAATTCGAATCTCGACAATGAGGGCAGCCAGGCGCTGAACCTGGCGGTCTCCCACGCCAAGAAGGACGGGCGCGCGGTGATTATCATGGCGCATCGTCCGGCGGCGATTCAGCTTTGTGACCTGATCCTGATCCTGGACAATGGCACCCAGCGCGCCTTTGGCCCCAAGGACGCGGTGCTTGGGGAGCATTTGCAGAACCCGCAGGTGGCGCAGAAAAAGGCCGCTCAGCAACAGGCTGCTGCCCCGTCCGCAACGACACCGCCCCCGTCTACAGCGGCGCAATCCACGCCCCCCCAGAAACAGCCAGCCCCAAAGCAGGCAGAGGCAAAATCATGA
- a CDS encoding HlyD family type I secretion periplasmic adaptor subunit gives MSDTSKSYPIRGLTIAGLLAMGLLVGGLGQWAATAEISGAVIASGSIKVEQNRQVVQHPYGGVVDEVLVSEGDLVEEDALLLRLEPSELLADRQIVEGQLAETLARRSRYSAERDEAEEITFAELLFELKGTHVQTEELIDGQKRLFEARLVNLRARISRLQERIGQIQSQIDGIEAQQSALQEQLVLIGKELENQQSLLSQGLAQSSRVLSLQREQSRLRGQAGALTAQKAQAEGQVTELGLEILNQKSARREEAITTLRDLQVRELELIERRNVILQRLSRLEVRAPVAGVVYDLNVFARKSVIRAADPLMYLIPQSQPLVISAQVAPSDIDQVYLNQKVSLNFSSFNQRTTPTLFGSVSTISADSFVDPQTGRSYYVVEVRLNKGEAARLPEGNVLVPGMPVETFIQTNSRTPFAYLLQPFTDYLNRAFRES, from the coding sequence ATGAGCGATACATCCAAATCCTACCCGATCCGGGGGCTGACCATTGCCGGGTTGCTGGCAATGGGTCTGCTGGTCGGCGGTCTTGGCCAATGGGCCGCCACGGCAGAAATCTCCGGCGCGGTGATTGCCTCCGGCTCCATCAAGGTGGAGCAGAACCGGCAGGTGGTGCAGCACCCCTATGGCGGTGTTGTCGATGAGGTGCTGGTGAGCGAGGGCGATCTGGTTGAGGAAGACGCGCTGCTGCTGCGTCTGGAGCCGTCGGAGTTGTTGGCCGACCGTCAGATTGTCGAAGGCCAGCTGGCCGAAACCCTGGCCCGGCGTAGCCGCTATAGCGCCGAACGGGATGAGGCCGAGGAGATCACTTTTGCCGAGCTGCTGTTTGAACTGAAGGGCACCCATGTGCAGACCGAAGAGCTGATTGACGGGCAGAAACGCCTGTTTGAGGCGCGTCTGGTCAATCTGCGGGCCCGCATCAGCCGCCTGCAGGAACGTATCGGCCAGATCCAGAGCCAGATCGACGGCATCGAGGCACAGCAATCGGCCTTGCAGGAACAATTGGTGTTGATCGGCAAGGAACTGGAAAACCAGCAGAGCCTGCTGTCGCAGGGGCTGGCGCAGTCCAGCCGGGTGCTGTCCCTGCAGCGCGAACAGTCCCGGCTGCGCGGTCAGGCCGGGGCGTTGACCGCCCAGAAGGCCCAGGCCGAAGGACAGGTCACCGAACTGGGGCTGGAGATCCTCAACCAGAAAAGCGCGCGGCGCGAAGAGGCGATCACCACCCTGCGTGACCTTCAGGTGCGTGAGCTGGAGCTGATCGAGCGACGCAATGTGATCCTGCAGCGGCTGTCCCGGCTGGAGGTGCGCGCGCCGGTGGCGGGGGTGGTCTATGACCTCAATGTCTTTGCCCGCAAATCGGTGATCCGGGCGGCGGATCCGCTGATGTATCTGATCCCGCAGAGCCAGCCTCTGGTGATTTCGGCGCAGGTGGCGCCCTCGGATATTGATCAGGTCTATCTCAATCAGAAGGTCAGCCTGAATTTCTCCAGTTTCAACCAGCGCACCACGCCGACGCTGTTTGGCTCGGTGAGCACGATCTCGGCGGATTCCTTTGTCGATCCGCAGACCGGGCGCAGCTACTACGTGGTGGAGGTGCGGCTGAACAAGGGCGAGGCCGCCCGCCTGCCCGAGGGCAATGTGCTGGTGCCGGGGATGCCGGTGGAGACCTTCATCCAGACCAACAGCCGCACGCCTTTTGCCTATCTGTTGCAGCCCTTCACCGATTATCTCAACCGGGCCTTCCGCGAAAGCTGA
- the gmd gene encoding GDP-mannose 4,6-dehydratase, with product MKKALITGVTGQDGSYLAEFLLEKGYEVHGLKRRASSFNTQRVDHIYQDPHVDHARFKLHYGDLTDTSNLTRLLSEIEPDEVYNLGAQSHVAVSFEAPEYTADVDGIGTLRLLEAIRFLGLEKKTRFYQASTSELYGLVQETPQRETTPFYPRSPYAVAKLYSYWITVNYREAYGMYACNGILFNHESPRRGETFVTRKITRGLANIAQGLEDCLHMGNIDALRDWGHAMDYVRMQWMMLQQQAPEDFVIATGKQYSVRQFITWSAQELGLTLAFSGEGVEEIATVTAIEGDMAPALKVGDVVLRIDPRYFRPAEVETLLGDPSKAKEQLGWEPEITTQEMCAEMVREDLKTARRHALLKDHGMDLPVSTEG from the coding sequence ATGAAAAAAGCCCTCATCACCGGAGTAACGGGTCAGGATGGGTCCTACCTTGCGGAGTTTCTTCTTGAGAAGGGCTATGAGGTGCATGGGTTGAAGCGGCGGGCGTCGTCGTTCAACACCCAGCGGGTGGATCACATCTATCAGGATCCGCATGTGGATCATGCCCGGTTCAAACTGCATTACGGCGATCTGACCGACACCTCCAACCTGACCCGGCTGCTGAGCGAGATTGAGCCGGATGAGGTCTATAACCTCGGCGCGCAGTCCCATGTGGCGGTCAGTTTTGAGGCGCCGGAATATACCGCCGATGTGGATGGCATCGGCACCCTGCGCCTGCTGGAGGCGATCCGCTTTCTGGGGCTGGAGAAGAAAACCCGCTTCTATCAGGCCTCCACGTCTGAGCTCTATGGTCTGGTGCAGGAAACCCCGCAGCGCGAGACCACGCCGTTTTATCCGCGCAGCCCCTATGCGGTGGCCAAGCTCTATTCCTACTGGATCACGGTCAACTACCGCGAGGCCTATGGCATGTATGCCTGCAACGGTATCCTGTTCAACCACGAGAGCCCGCGTCGGGGGGAGACCTTTGTGACGCGCAAGATCACCCGCGGCCTGGCCAATATCGCGCAAGGCCTCGAGGACTGTCTCCATATGGGCAATATCGACGCGTTGCGCGACTGGGGCCATGCGATGGATTACGTGCGCATGCAGTGGATGATGCTGCAACAGCAGGCGCCTGAGGATTTTGTGATTGCCACCGGCAAGCAATATTCGGTGCGCCAGTTCATCACCTGGTCGGCGCAGGAGCTGGGGCTGACGCTGGCGTTTTCAGGCGAAGGTGTGGAGGAAATTGCCACGGTGACCGCGATTGAGGGTGATATGGCCCCGGCGCTGAAAGTGGGCGATGTGGTGCTGCGCATTGATCCGCGCTATTTCCGCCCCGCCGAGGTGGAGACGCTGCTGGGTGATCCGTCAAAGGCGAAGGAGCAACTGGGCTGGGAGCCGGAAATCACCACCCAAGAGATGTGTGCCGAAATGGTGCGCGAAGACCTCAAAACCGCCCGCCGCCACGCCCTGCTGAAAGACCACGGCATGGATCTGCCGGTCAGCACAGAGGGCTGA
- the fcl gene encoding GDP-L-fucose synthase codes for MGTSAVKIYVAGHRGMVGGAILRRLQARQDAGADIELVTRTSAELDLTNQAAVQAFFAAEKPDQVVLAAAKVGGIHANNAYPAEFIYENLMMECNVIHAAHQEGVERLLQLGSSCIYPKHAPQPMAEAALLTDVLEATNEPYAIAKIAGIKLCESYNRQYGRDYRSVMPTNLYGPGDNFHPENSHVLPALIRRFDAAARAGDDHVTIWGTGTPRREFLHVDDMAAASLFVLDLDPATYRRETSPMLSHINVGCGQDISILELAQMVAGVVGFEGEIRTNPDQPDGTPRKLMDVSRLARLGWQAEIALRDGIAQTYAWYLEQDPERLRSK; via the coding sequence ATGGGCACCAGCGCTGTGAAAATCTATGTGGCCGGCCATCGTGGCATGGTGGGTGGTGCCATCCTGCGCCGCTTGCAGGCGCGTCAGGATGCGGGGGCAGACATTGAGTTGGTCACCCGGACCAGCGCCGAACTGGATCTGACCAATCAGGCGGCGGTGCAGGCATTTTTCGCCGCTGAAAAACCCGATCAGGTGGTGTTGGCGGCGGCCAAAGTGGGCGGCATTCATGCCAACAACGCCTATCCGGCAGAGTTCATCTACGAAAACCTGATGATGGAATGCAATGTGATCCATGCCGCCCATCAAGAGGGCGTTGAGCGGCTGTTGCAGCTGGGATCCAGCTGCATCTACCCCAAACACGCCCCGCAGCCGATGGCCGAAGCGGCGCTGCTGACAGATGTGCTGGAGGCCACCAATGAGCCTTATGCCATTGCCAAGATCGCCGGCATCAAGCTCTGTGAAAGCTACAACCGCCAATATGGCCGCGACTACCGCTCGGTGATGCCGACCAATCTTTATGGGCCGGGGGATAATTTTCACCCTGAAAACAGCCATGTTCTGCCGGCGCTCATTCGCCGCTTTGATGCGGCGGCGCGGGCCGGGGATGATCATGTGACGATCTGGGGCACCGGTACGCCCCGGCGCGAATTCCTGCATGTGGATGACATGGCGGCGGCCTCGCTGTTTGTGCTGGATCTGGACCCGGCGACCTACCGGCGTGAAACCAGCCCGATGCTGAGCCATATCAACGTGGGCTGCGGGCAGGATATCTCAATCCTGGAGCTGGCGCAGATGGTGGCCGGGGTGGTGGGCTTTGAGGGCGAGATCCGCACCAATCCCGACCAGCCCGACGGCACCCCGCGCAAGCTGATGGATGTCTCACGGCTGGCGCGTCTGGGCTGGCAGGCGGAAATCGCCCTGCGCGACGGGATCGCCCAGACTTACGCGTGGTATCTTGAGCAGGACCCGGAGCGGTTGCGCAGCAAATAA
- a CDS encoding mannose-1-phosphate guanylyltransferase/mannose-6-phosphate isomerase: MITPILLCGGSGTRLWPLSRKSYPKQFVPLVGETTLFQASALRLSGEGFAAPMVLTNSDFRFIVTEQLAEAGIDPGAILIEPAGRNTAPAVLAAALWLRARDPDGLMLVAPSDHVVPDAAAFRAAVAAAEPAARAGQLVTFGIKPDRAETGYGYLELDGDPGDFTPQVIGLKRFVEKPDLATAEEMLASGQFLWNAGIFLFSVKAIIAAFEAHAPDLMAPVQGAVDKGAPDLGFLRLDPDAWDGAADISIDYAVMERADNLAVVPYAGGWSDLGGWDAVWRESGPDGDGIVTQGRATAIECRNSLLRSEDDGLEVVGIGLKDVIAVAMPDAVLVADASRAQDVKQAVSALKAQSVRQAEAFPKDHRPWGWFESLVVGERFQVKRIHVHPGAALSLQSHHHRSEHWIVVEGTAKVTVDDSVQLVSENQSVYIPLGAVHRMENPGKVPMVLIEVQTGSYLGEDDIIRYEDIYARK, from the coding sequence ATGATCACCCCCATTCTTCTGTGCGGTGGCTCCGGCACGCGGCTCTGGCCGCTCTCGCGCAAGAGCTATCCAAAGCAATTTGTCCCTCTGGTGGGGGAGACCACGCTGTTTCAGGCCTCCGCCCTGCGCCTGTCGGGCGAGGGGTTTGCCGCCCCGATGGTGCTGACCAATTCGGATTTCCGTTTCATCGTCACCGAACAGCTGGCGGAGGCGGGCATTGATCCGGGCGCCATCCTGATTGAGCCGGCCGGGCGCAACACCGCCCCTGCGGTGCTGGCGGCGGCGCTTTGGCTGCGGGCGCGTGATCCTGACGGGCTGATGCTGGTGGCGCCCTCGGATCATGTGGTGCCCGATGCGGCGGCCTTCCGCGCGGCGGTGGCAGCGGCTGAACCGGCGGCGCGCGCAGGCCAGCTGGTCACCTTCGGGATCAAGCCGGACCGGGCCGAAACTGGCTATGGCTATCTCGAACTGGATGGCGACCCCGGTGATTTCACACCGCAGGTGATCGGGCTCAAACGGTTTGTCGAGAAACCGGATCTCGCCACCGCCGAGGAGATGCTGGCCTCCGGGCAGTTCCTGTGGAACGCGGGCATCTTCCTGTTCTCGGTCAAAGCCATCATCGCCGCCTTTGAGGCCCATGCGCCGGATCTGATGGCGCCGGTGCAGGGGGCGGTGGACAAGGGCGCGCCGGATCTCGGCTTTTTGCGGCTGGACCCGGACGCCTGGGACGGGGCGGCGGATATCTCCATCGACTACGCGGTGATGGAGCGGGCCGATAACCTCGCGGTGGTGCCCTATGCGGGCGGCTGGTCCGATCTCGGTGGCTGGGATGCGGTCTGGCGTGAAAGCGGCCCTGATGGCGATGGCATTGTCACCCAGGGGCGCGCCACCGCCATTGAGTGCCGCAACAGCCTGCTGCGCTCGGAAGATGACGGGCTGGAAGTCGTGGGTATCGGGCTGAAGGATGTGATTGCGGTGGCGATGCCGGATGCGGTGCTGGTGGCCGATGCCTCCCGCGCGCAGGACGTCAAACAGGCGGTCAGCGCGCTGAAGGCACAATCCGTCCGCCAGGCCGAGGCCTTTCCCAAGGATCACCGCCCCTGGGGCTGGTTCGAGAGCCTTGTGGTGGGCGAGCGGTTCCAGGTGAAACGTATCCATGTGCATCCCGGCGCGGCGCTCAGCCTGCAAAGCCACCATCACCGGTCGGAACATTGGATCGTGGTGGAAGGCACCGCCAAGGTGACGGTGGATGACAGCGTGCAGCTGGTGAGCGAAAACCAGTCGGTCTATATCCCCCTTGGTGCGGTGCACCGGATGGAGAACCCCGGCAAAGTGCCGATGGTCCTTATCGAGGTGCAGACCGGCAGTTACCTCGGCGAGGATGACATCATCCGCTATGAGGATATCTACGCCCGCAAGTGA
- a CDS encoding peptidase G2 autoproteolytic cleavage domain-containing protein codes for MSESLPQTLPETSPRLALPYLMPAQAQKHVTHNEALRMLDALVQLRLEAFDATTPPATPAEGAAYGLADSPADAWAGQGGRLAIWQEAAWQFLTPQPGWRAWVPADQALRVWNGTAWGLPPLTGDRLERLGIATDADASNRLSLRSPASLLSHDGGGHQLKINKATDSDTASLLFQSNWAGHAEIGLAGNTDFTVKLSPDGSSWDAAMVLKSANGRAGFGTYDPGARLEVQGDDSTLLALTATGSAQDYLTAGDGSGAMFRLSQNGNGYCDGAWSGGGADYAEFFEWLDGNPEGEDRRGISVVLEGDRIRAAQPGETPMGVISTTPSILGNDDGGRWQGRSLRDGFGAILRDTGGAPCLNPAYDPTCPYRSRAERVEWDMVGLLGRLRLRAGQPTDPRWIRLRAVPAGKTTPPEGLEDWLIR; via the coding sequence ATGTCAGAGAGTTTGCCACAGACCCTGCCCGAAACCTCGCCCCGCCTTGCCCTGCCCTATCTGATGCCCGCACAGGCGCAGAAACATGTGACCCATAATGAGGCGCTGCGCATGCTGGATGCGCTGGTGCAGCTGCGCCTTGAAGCGTTTGATGCCACCACCCCGCCCGCAACCCCTGCCGAGGGCGCCGCCTATGGGCTGGCCGACAGCCCCGCGGATGCCTGGGCCGGTCAGGGTGGCCGTCTGGCGATCTGGCAGGAGGCCGCCTGGCAGTTTCTGACACCGCAGCCGGGCTGGCGCGCCTGGGTGCCCGCGGATCAGGCGCTGCGGGTCTGGAATGGCACCGCCTGGGGGCTGCCGCCCCTGACCGGCGACCGGCTGGAACGTTTGGGCATCGCCACTGACGCCGATGCCAGCAACCGGTTGTCCCTGCGCAGCCCCGCCAGCCTGCTCAGCCATGATGGCGGCGGCCACCAGCTGAAGATCAACAAGGCCACAGACAGCGACACCGCCAGCCTGCTGTTTCAATCCAACTGGGCGGGCCATGCGGAGATAGGGCTGGCGGGCAATACCGATTTCACCGTGAAACTCTCGCCCGATGGCAGCAGCTGGGACGCCGCCATGGTGTTGAAATCCGCCAATGGGCGCGCAGGCTTTGGCACCTATGATCCCGGCGCCCGTCTGGAGGTGCAGGGCGATGACAGCACGCTTCTGGCGCTGACTGCCACGGGCAGCGCGCAGGATTACCTGACCGCCGGCGATGGCAGCGGCGCGATGTTCCGGCTGAGCCAGAATGGCAATGGCTATTGCGATGGCGCCTGGAGCGGCGGTGGCGCGGATTATGCGGAGTTTTTCGAATGGCTGGATGGCAACCCGGAGGGGGAAGACCGGCGCGGGATCTCCGTGGTGCTGGAGGGCGACCGGATCCGCGCCGCCCAGCCCGGCGAGACACCAATGGGGGTGATCTCCACCACCCCGTCCATTCTGGGCAATGATGATGGCGGGCGCTGGCAGGGCCGCAGCCTGCGCGATGGCTTTGGCGCGATCCTGCGCGATACCGGCGGCGCGCCCTGCCTCAACCCGGCCTATGACCCCACCTGCCCCTATCGCAGCCGGGCTGAGCGGGTGGAATGGGATATGGTCGGGCTGCTGGGCCGGTTGCGCCTGCGTGCAGGCCAGCCCACCGATCCCCGCTGGATCCGCCTGCGCGCTGTACCTGCCGGCAAAACCACCCCGCCCGAAGGTCTGGAAGACTGGCTGATCCGCTAG